The following coding sequences are from one Scomber scombrus chromosome 20, fScoSco1.1, whole genome shotgun sequence window:
- the pomp gene encoding proteasome maturation protein, with the protein MNCRGLRSQLKDSVPVAGLCPQGAYGLQDSLRSGFTSVKNELLPSHPLELSEKNFQLNQDKMNFSTLRNIQGLHAPLKLQMEYRAARQIQRLPFLQSSNLALDTLKGSDESIGFEDILNDPAQSEMMGEPHMMVEYKMGLL; encoded by the exons ATG AATTGCAGAGGACTCCGCTCTCAGCTGAAGGACAGTGTACCTGTGGCCGGTTTGTGTCCACAGGGGGCTTATGGACTGCAGGACTCTCTGCGTAGCGG CTTCACCAGTGTGAAGAATGAACTCCTTCCCAGCCATCCACTGGAGctgtcagaaaaaaat TTCCAGCTGAACCAGGACAAGATGAATTTCTCTACTCTCAGAAACATCCAGGGTCTTCATGCTCCGCTCAAACTGCAGATGGAGTACAGGGCAGCtagacag ATCCAGCGTCTGCCATTCCTACAGAGTTCAAACCTGGCGCTGGACACGCTCAAAGGCAGCGACGAGTCCATTGGCTTTGAAGACATCCTCAATG ATCCAGCCCAGAGTGAAATGATGGGTGAACCACACATGATGGTGGAATACAAAATGGGCTTGTTGTAA
- the c20h11orf65 gene encoding protein MFI yields MAAVSPSLQEEGPQEPQKEKLQHIAVRIIQRAWRRYVYREVFKYFKELIKQCNQRDPQSVLKTVNPREAELLDAAAGVIIRFRLGGITFPPNIYYKIFTHRPIADVCASSPKDYTQPSLKKPVARQTNNGWPLVQEDRSGWYQRMENNSWRLFCSKVVPEGEPAEIGANKKMSFHHSKLQRKQDVDKWRKRRKIEWLMHMYDEGRLQARPVHRHMATLVGTSAQEVMDTIEEKGDDEILEWELDELLAWTNTLNFEEYIQEWRHLACSHSFEQSKGEPSSPLRLHPHDFAGVADEDSLVVLTNKCNNVPF; encoded by the exons ATGGCTGCTGTCTCCCCGAG CTTACAGGAAGAGGGTCCCCAGGAGCCCCAAAAGGAGAAGTTGCAGCACATAGCAGTCAGAATAATTCAGAGGGCCTGGAGAAGATATGTG TACAGAGAAGTCTTCAAGTATTTCAAAGAGCTGATCAAGCAATGCAACCAGCGGGATCCACAGAGCGTCCTCAAAACTGTCAATCCTCGTGAG GCAGAACTGCtggatgctgctgctggggTGATTATTAGATTTCGACTTGGAGGG ATCACCTTTCCTCCAAACATCTATTACAAGATATTTACCCATCGGCCCATTGCAGACGTGTGTGCCAGCAGCCCAAAGGACTACACACAGCCAAGCCTGAAGAAACCTGTGGCCCGGCAGACCAACAATGGCTGGCCTCTTGTGCAGGAGGACCGATCGGGGTGGTACCAACGCATGGAGAACAACAGCTGGAGACTGTTCTGTAGCAAG GTGGTTCCTGAGGGCGAGCCCGCTGAGATCggtgcaaacaaaaaaatgagctTTCATCATTCCAAGTTGCAGCGGAAGCAGGATGTAGACAagtggaggaaaaggaggaaaattgAATGGCTGATGCACAT GTATGACGAGGGACGTCTGCAGGCTCGTCCAGTACATCGGCACATGGCAACCCTGGTGGGGACGTCAGCCCAGGAAGTGATGGACACCATTGAAGAGAAGGGAGATGATGAGATACTTGAATGGGAGCTGGATGAACTCCTGGCCTGGACCAACACTCTCAACTTTGAGGA GTATATACAGGAGTGGAGACATTTGGCCTGTAGTCACTCCTTTGAGCAGAGCAAAG GTGAACCTTCATCTCCACTCAGACTACATCCACATGACTTTGCTGGTGTTGCTGATGAAGACAGTTTGGTTGTCCTCACAAACAAGTGTAATAATGTCCCATTCTAG